A stretch of Gemmatimonas aurantiaca T-27 DNA encodes these proteins:
- a CDS encoding TraR/DksA family transcriptional regulator, with translation MAESKTTSTKDVKKPKPMPKKQLQYFEKRLLDERKRVLKELGHHGEAFGPNADAENDDSSAYSFHMADQGTDAMEREKAFLFASKEGRFLWHLDQALRRLYKAPATFGKCHQCGEDIAFERLDALPNARYCIACKQREEDAKKS, from the coding sequence ATGGCTGAATCGAAGACGACGTCGACGAAGGACGTGAAGAAGCCCAAGCCGATGCCGAAGAAGCAGCTCCAGTACTTCGAGAAGCGTCTGCTCGATGAACGGAAGCGTGTCCTCAAGGAACTCGGCCATCACGGCGAAGCCTTTGGCCCGAATGCCGACGCCGAGAACGATGACTCGAGCGCCTATTCGTTCCATATGGCCGATCAGGGGACCGATGCCATGGAACGGGAAAAAGCGTTCCTCTTTGCGTCGAAGGAAGGTCGTTTCCTGTGGCACCTCGACCAGGCGCTGCGTCGCCTCTACAAGGCACCAGCCACGTTCGGCAAGTGTCACCAGTGTGGTGAAGACATCGCGTTCGAGCGTCTCGATGCGCTGCCGAATGCACGCTATTGCATCGCGTGCAAGCAGCGTGAGGAAGACGCCAAAAAGAGCTGA
- a CDS encoding chemotaxis protein CheA translates to MMDASATGAARYAALFQSESREHLDELDVALLALERAPASPDVSAHVATLFRGMHTIKGMAAAMGYAVVERLAHALESRCEPLRSGAEPVSVDAMTLLFDGTSALRVSIDRAALGREDTGDEERVTALVAALRATSPDGLRASVSGAPAPVTAASVTATSATPSRGLTPSVAARVVEIRLSDDCPLKGVRAMIVAAKLGALGQVGQATPPQERWQDDAFDGVFSVLLTSDAGDDALVDAARSAGDVARVQVRAHVAEVASTAAPVRTVRLDARRLDTLLDLVGELVISRDRLLRAIEAMEQPDRQVIAAARDAARLVSVMQEEVLQTRLQPVSQVFDRFPRLVRDVAHELGKDVNFLMEGREIELDRALLDAIGDPILHLLRNALDHGVEDSETRRAAGKAPAGELILRAARDRGTIVIQVQDDGRGIDRLAVLRRAQHQGLVSMSETTLTDEALLPLVSRAGFSTAHAVTNLSGRGVGVDVVSTRVRALGGQVELETLEGEGTVFTLRLPATLAITRALLVEVQGETFAIPAVNVEEALAYHDALEVAPHALAAAGHRSAGARAITVRDEIVPLVALDEYFGLDQSSISRRGEDRERHVALVEAGGRRAALLVDALVAQQDIVVKPLDVVQGAAPWFSGATVLGDGTPALIVDVASIV, encoded by the coding sequence ATGATGGACGCGTCCGCGACGGGCGCGGCGCGCTATGCCGCGCTCTTTCAGTCGGAGTCGCGCGAACATCTCGATGAACTCGATGTCGCGTTACTTGCGTTGGAGCGCGCGCCTGCGTCACCCGATGTCAGCGCACATGTCGCCACGCTGTTTCGTGGCATGCACACCATCAAAGGCATGGCTGCCGCGATGGGTTATGCCGTCGTTGAACGGTTGGCGCATGCACTCGAGTCGCGATGTGAGCCGCTGCGCAGTGGCGCAGAGCCGGTCAGCGTCGATGCCATGACCCTGTTGTTCGATGGCACCAGCGCGTTGCGTGTCTCCATCGATCGCGCCGCCCTTGGCCGTGAGGATACCGGCGATGAAGAGCGTGTGACGGCACTGGTGGCGGCATTGCGTGCCACATCACCAGACGGGCTTCGCGCCTCGGTCTCCGGCGCGCCGGCACCGGTGACCGCGGCATCCGTCACCGCGACATCGGCCACGCCATCGCGCGGCCTCACCCCGTCGGTGGCCGCTCGCGTGGTGGAGATCCGCCTGAGCGACGACTGCCCGCTCAAGGGCGTCCGGGCCATGATCGTGGCCGCGAAGTTGGGTGCCCTCGGTCAGGTGGGACAGGCGACGCCGCCGCAGGAGCGCTGGCAGGACGATGCGTTCGACGGCGTCTTCAGTGTGCTGTTGACGAGCGACGCTGGCGATGACGCGCTGGTGGATGCGGCGCGCAGTGCGGGCGATGTGGCGCGGGTGCAGGTGCGTGCGCACGTGGCCGAGGTGGCAAGCACCGCGGCACCGGTGCGCACGGTGCGACTCGACGCTCGTCGTCTCGACACACTGCTCGATCTGGTTGGTGAACTGGTGATCTCTCGCGATCGCCTGCTCCGGGCCATCGAGGCGATGGAGCAACCGGATCGGCAGGTGATTGCCGCCGCCCGCGACGCGGCGCGGCTGGTCAGTGTTATGCAGGAAGAGGTGCTGCAAACGCGCCTGCAACCGGTGTCCCAGGTGTTCGATCGCTTCCCGCGTCTGGTGCGCGATGTCGCACACGAACTCGGCAAGGACGTGAATTTCCTGATGGAGGGCCGCGAGATCGAACTCGATCGTGCGTTGCTCGATGCCATCGGCGATCCGATTCTGCATCTGCTGCGCAACGCACTCGATCACGGCGTGGAGGATAGTGAAACACGTCGCGCTGCGGGCAAGGCGCCAGCGGGTGAACTCATTCTGCGTGCCGCCCGCGATCGGGGCACCATCGTGATCCAGGTGCAGGACGATGGACGGGGGATCGATCGACTGGCCGTGTTGCGCAGGGCGCAGCATCAGGGGCTGGTGTCCATGTCGGAAACCACGCTGACCGATGAAGCGCTCTTGCCGCTGGTTTCGCGGGCCGGGTTCTCCACCGCGCATGCGGTCACGAACCTCTCCGGTCGTGGCGTGGGCGTGGATGTGGTGAGCACCCGCGTGCGCGCTCTCGGCGGGCAAGTGGAGCTGGAAACGCTGGAAGGGGAGGGCACCGTGTTCACCCTGCGCCTGCCCGCCACGCTGGCCATCACACGTGCGCTGCTGGTGGAAGTGCAGGGTGAGACCTTCGCCATTCCCGCCGTCAATGTGGAGGAAGCCTTGGCGTATCACGACGCCCTGGAAGTGGCGCCGCATGCGTTGGCGGCGGCTGGCCACCGCAGTGCCGGAGCCCGGGCCATCACCGTGCGCGACGAGATCGTTCCACTGGTGGCGTTGGATGAGTACTTCGGGCTCGATCAGTCGTCCATTTCCCGGAGGGGCGAAGACCGGGAGCGGCACGTCGCGTTGGTCGAAGCCGGTGGTCGACGCGCGGCGCTTCTGGTCGATGCGTTGGTCGCACAGCAGGACATCGTGGTGAAGCCGCTCGACGTGGTGCAGGGGGCCGCGCCGTGGTTCAGCGGAGCCACGGTGCTGGGTGACGGCACGCCGGCGCTCATCGTCGATGTGGCGAGCATCGTATAG
- the lspA gene encoding signal peptidase II, with amino-acid sequence MKLLIAVPVFLVVLILDLITKAVAVSVLAPSGAPISVIGEWFRFALVYNPGAAFGLHLGEYSRWLFMVLTGVALVVLWRLLRQSAEGDVRRLLAIALVAAGAVGNVIDRIRSELGVVDFIDIGIGLHRWPTFNVADIAVSSGAFLLAIVLWREERDEVARAAADQATLATSSRSADIS; translated from the coding sequence GTGAAGCTGCTCATCGCCGTCCCGGTTTTTCTGGTCGTCCTGATCCTGGACCTGATCACCAAAGCCGTCGCTGTGTCCGTGCTGGCACCGTCCGGCGCGCCAATCTCCGTCATTGGGGAGTGGTTCCGCTTTGCGCTGGTCTACAACCCCGGAGCGGCCTTCGGGCTGCATCTCGGCGAGTACTCGCGCTGGTTGTTCATGGTGCTCACGGGCGTGGCGTTGGTGGTGCTGTGGCGCCTGTTGCGGCAGTCGGCGGAGGGAGATGTCCGCCGCCTGCTCGCGATTGCGCTGGTGGCGGCGGGCGCCGTGGGCAATGTCATCGATCGTATTCGGTCCGAACTTGGTGTGGTGGATTTCATCGATATCGGCATCGGGCTGCATCGCTGGCCCACATTCAACGTGGCCGATATCGCGGTGAGCAGCGGAGCATTCCTGCTCGCCATCGTGTTGTGGCGTGAAGAACGGGATGAAGTGGCGCGAGCAGCGGCCGATCAGGCCACACTCGCAACATCGTCCCGTTCCGCCGACATCTCGTAA
- a CDS encoding tetratricopeptide repeat protein, whose amino-acid sequence MTHTVPHGTATNASSHPVARPPAGRDVELLRAMLDRVDQQDPGAFNNLGVLYHTRGLHAEAVEAFLRALALDPRMRTAARNLELAAASPGACDDRLAGLQQRIAADPDDREALREQAHLTRVIGRIPDAVRQLDALIAEDPDDGEALFERGLIEQRAGDLRRAQRWFERAVNAGAVSDARLHLAEVLYQRGQNEQALELLDQLLADSPRHADAHLLRGFLLGDMGHHERAMQATRRAAELNPALETVQSDLSIDSGSTALLNASSVMVVDPDGALARYGLGLAFRQRGYFREARAEFERAIVHGEDERLVQHALAELDLIDGNSAGAQARYEHLLAEQESARWWNEHGVALHQGGNVASAADSYRRALRIDPRDALAYNNLGVALADRGDTNAAREALTRSAELDPTFVRARRNLACLLSWNGEGLAALDLLRELVEFHPRDAEAWHAIGLVFVSLERLIDAREAFVKAIELHARHAEARFALADVLDRLGDQDGAARETEQALVISPVRADARLTVGIELQWECPDAVGRVDLLRLSGGVPLVGVSVDEMQVSGLLPEQPALAVAQTTLERARTECDTADAFAERTLHGEAVERYQRSRELVHGLEDRDAAAVWRRAAIGEARSRCLLQRAATARPLLDTLSTQTPDDSEVLALTAASLGDGSGETADADRHASRHTLLRLLKQDVMSPALLHFAGDVSLQIADRTLALGFYRRALSRDPMRPTPRVAIARLLREQGDLLAARLEIVAALAVAPGWREARLELARLHRDAARLDEARLVLVTCLADVPTDLIALELLAGVLVAEERDDDARVVVDRLLRHDPSRSAALWFDGVLLARQARMRDALARWTRVANDVEGGVWRERAQAALEQARGFALTEEARATTALRAHTESPADGVAPDALAADSSAQAVLTWQVA is encoded by the coding sequence ATGACCCACACGGTCCCACACGGCACTGCGACGAACGCTTCTTCGCATCCCGTTGCCCGCCCACCGGCTGGGCGTGACGTGGAATTGCTGCGTGCGATGCTCGATCGCGTCGACCAGCAGGATCCCGGCGCGTTCAACAATCTGGGGGTGCTGTACCACACACGTGGTCTGCACGCCGAGGCCGTCGAGGCTTTCCTGCGTGCGCTCGCTCTCGATCCGCGTATGCGCACCGCGGCGCGCAATCTCGAACTGGCGGCTGCCAGTCCTGGCGCGTGCGATGATCGTCTGGCCGGTCTTCAGCAGCGGATCGCCGCCGACCCGGACGACCGCGAGGCGCTGCGCGAGCAGGCACACCTGACGCGGGTCATCGGACGCATCCCCGACGCCGTGCGCCAGCTCGACGCCCTCATCGCCGAAGATCCTGACGATGGCGAGGCACTCTTCGAGCGGGGGCTGATCGAACAACGGGCGGGTGATTTGCGTCGCGCCCAGCGCTGGTTTGAACGCGCGGTGAACGCCGGTGCGGTGTCCGATGCCCGGCTGCATCTGGCCGAGGTCCTGTATCAGCGCGGACAGAATGAGCAGGCACTGGAGCTGCTCGACCAACTGCTCGCGGACTCACCGCGACATGCCGACGCACATCTGCTGCGCGGGTTCCTGCTGGGCGATATGGGACATCACGAGCGCGCGATGCAAGCCACACGGCGGGCTGCGGAGCTCAACCCGGCACTGGAGACCGTGCAGAGTGATCTCTCCATCGACAGTGGGTCTACGGCCTTGCTGAACGCCTCATCGGTGATGGTGGTCGATCCCGATGGAGCGCTCGCACGGTACGGACTCGGGTTGGCGTTTCGGCAACGGGGATACTTCCGTGAGGCGCGCGCCGAGTTCGAGCGGGCGATCGTTCACGGCGAAGACGAGCGGCTGGTACAGCACGCGCTGGCTGAACTCGACCTGATCGATGGCAATTCTGCCGGTGCGCAGGCGCGCTATGAACACCTGCTTGCCGAGCAGGAGAGTGCCCGCTGGTGGAACGAGCATGGGGTGGCATTGCATCAGGGCGGAAATGTGGCCTCGGCGGCGGATAGCTACCGACGGGCGCTGCGCATCGATCCCCGCGATGCGCTGGCATACAACAACCTCGGCGTGGCCCTGGCCGATCGTGGCGACACCAATGCGGCACGAGAGGCGCTGACACGATCCGCGGAACTCGATCCGACGTTTGTGCGCGCACGTCGCAATCTGGCGTGTCTGCTGTCGTGGAACGGGGAAGGACTGGCGGCGCTCGATTTGCTTCGAGAGCTGGTGGAGTTTCATCCGCGTGATGCGGAGGCCTGGCACGCCATCGGCCTCGTGTTTGTCTCACTGGAGCGGTTGATCGACGCACGCGAAGCCTTTGTGAAGGCCATCGAGTTGCACGCACGCCATGCGGAAGCCCGCTTTGCGTTGGCCGATGTGCTCGATCGTCTTGGCGACCAGGACGGCGCGGCCCGTGAGACGGAACAGGCGCTGGTGATCTCCCCCGTGCGTGCCGATGCCCGGCTGACCGTGGGCATCGAGTTGCAGTGGGAATGCCCCGATGCCGTGGGTCGGGTGGACTTGCTGCGCTTGTCGGGTGGTGTACCGCTGGTCGGTGTGTCGGTGGACGAGATGCAGGTCAGCGGACTGTTGCCGGAGCAGCCGGCGCTTGCCGTCGCGCAGACGACACTGGAGCGCGCACGCACCGAGTGTGATACGGCCGACGCCTTTGCCGAACGCACGCTGCACGGGGAGGCCGTGGAACGCTATCAGCGCAGCCGCGAGTTGGTGCACGGTCTGGAAGACCGTGATGCCGCAGCGGTCTGGCGTCGGGCGGCAATCGGCGAGGCGCGCTCGCGGTGTCTGCTGCAGCGCGCGGCCACGGCGCGTCCACTACTGGACACACTGAGCACGCAGACTCCGGACGATTCCGAGGTGCTCGCGCTCACGGCGGCGAGTCTGGGCGATGGATCGGGCGAGACGGCCGATGCCGATCGGCACGCGTCCCGCCACACGCTGCTGCGGTTGCTCAAGCAGGACGTGATGAGCCCGGCGTTGCTGCATTTCGCCGGTGATGTGTCGTTGCAGATCGCCGATCGAACGCTGGCGCTGGGATTCTATCGTCGCGCACTCTCCCGCGACCCGATGCGTCCCACGCCACGGGTGGCGATCGCGCGTTTGCTGCGCGAGCAAGGCGATTTGCTCGCCGCGCGGTTGGAAATTGTGGCCGCTCTTGCCGTGGCGCCGGGCTGGCGGGAGGCCCGACTGGAACTGGCCCGTTTGCATCGGGACGCGGCACGTCTCGATGAGGCGCGTCTGGTGCTCGTGACATGCCTGGCCGACGTGCCCACCGATCTGATCGCCCTCGAACTACTCGCCGGTGTGCTCGTGGCGGAAGAACGGGACGACGATGCGCGCGTGGTGGTGGATCGCTTGCTCCGGCACGATCCATCGCGGAGTGCCGCATTGTGGTTCGATGGCGTGCTCCTGGCGCGACAGGCCCGCATGCGGGACGCGCTGGCCAGATGGACACGTGTGGCCAACGATGTCGAAGGCGGCGTATGGCGCGAACGGGCGCAGGCCGCTCTCGAACAGGCGCGCGGTTTTGCGTTGACGGAAGAAGCCCGTGCAACCACGGCGCTCCGTGCGCACACCGAGTCGCCTGCTGATGGTGTAGCACCTGACGCGCTCGCGGCGGACAGCAGCGCGCAGGCCGTGCTGACCTGGCAAGTGGCCTGA
- a CDS encoding chemotaxis protein CheW, whose protein sequence is MSTTPTEPSPFDDEPDAQWLVVRSGGDILGIPIAQVREVVRPVGLRPVPGAPSIQAGIVNVRGAIVTVLDLQALRTGVRAVTPGSIVLLSYGTRMLGLAVDAVHDVRVMDDEAKAPGAGAALDLPDVMPLDAVALCARHMHSVEERER, encoded by the coding sequence ATTTCTACGACACCGACTGAGCCCTCCCCGTTCGACGACGAGCCAGACGCCCAATGGCTCGTCGTACGTTCGGGTGGTGACATTCTGGGCATTCCCATCGCTCAGGTGCGTGAGGTGGTGCGCCCGGTCGGCCTGCGCCCGGTACCCGGTGCCCCCTCGATCCAGGCCGGGATCGTCAATGTCCGGGGGGCAATTGTCACCGTCCTGGACCTGCAGGCCCTCCGCACGGGAGTACGTGCCGTCACGCCCGGGTCAATCGTCCTGCTCTCGTACGGTACCCGAATGCTCGGGTTGGCCGTTGATGCGGTGCATGACGTGCGGGTGATGGACGACGAGGCCAAGGCTCCAGGAGCCGGGGCTGCGCTGGACCTTCCTGACGTGATGCCGCTGGACGCCGTGGCCCTGTGCGCGCGGCACATGCATTCAGTCGAGGAGAGGGAACGGTGA
- the lspA gene encoding signal peptidase II has product MKPNPRAAAATATLSDAPPAAATMTFWVIVLVVVVIDFITKSLAVEHLTPRHIPHRIIGDVVRFTLAYNPGAAFGMHLGPGSRWIFATLAVVIVSVLLKATAELTRLSKLAAIGVPIVVGGAIGNLVDRIRMREGVVDFIDIGIGNTRFWTFNVADSAVTIGAVCLILALWEQDKLQQAAARDAA; this is encoded by the coding sequence ATGAAGCCCAACCCTCGCGCGGCCGCTGCAACGGCCACGCTTTCCGACGCGCCCCCGGCTGCCGCCACGATGACGTTCTGGGTCATCGTGCTCGTGGTGGTGGTGATCGATTTCATCACCAAGTCACTGGCCGTCGAACACCTCACGCCCCGGCACATCCCCCATCGCATCATCGGGGACGTGGTACGCTTCACGCTCGCCTACAATCCCGGCGCGGCCTTTGGCATGCACCTGGGACCGGGATCGCGTTGGATCTTCGCCACGCTCGCGGTGGTCATCGTGTCGGTGCTGCTGAAGGCGACGGCCGAGCTCACGCGCCTCTCGAAACTGGCGGCGATCGGTGTGCCCATTGTGGTGGGTGGGGCGATCGGCAACCTGGTCGATCGTATCCGCATGCGCGAAGGTGTTGTCGATTTCATCGACATCGGTATCGGCAACACGCGGTTCTGGACGTTCAATGTGGCCGATTCTGCGGTCACGATTGGCGCGGTGTGCCTGATCCTCGCGCTGTGGGAGCAAGACAAGCTTCAGCAGGCCGCGGCGCGTGATGCGGCATGA
- a CDS encoding response regulator has product MSQTVLICDDAIFMRTMVGDILTQAGYEVVGEAETGIQAVEKYKHLRPDLVTMDIVMPDMGGIDAVREITKHDPTAKILMCSAMGQQALVVEAIQAGAKDFVVKPFQPSRVLEAVNRVLAA; this is encoded by the coding sequence GTGAGCCAGACAGTACTGATCTGCGACGACGCGATCTTCATGCGCACGATGGTGGGGGACATCCTCACCCAGGCAGGATACGAAGTCGTCGGTGAAGCCGAAACCGGCATTCAGGCCGTGGAGAAGTACAAGCATTTGCGCCCCGACCTCGTGACGATGGACATCGTCATGCCGGACATGGGTGGTATCGATGCCGTTCGCGAAATCACGAAACACGATCCCACCGCGAAGATCCTGATGTGCAGCGCGATGGGACAGCAGGCCCTGGTCGTGGAGGCCATTCAGGCCGGTGCCAAAGATTTTGTGGTGAAGCCGTTCCAGCCGAGTCGTGTGCTGGAAGCGGTGAACCGCGTGCTCGCCGCCTGA
- a CDS encoding RluA family pseudouridine synthase, producing the protein MTGESASVSEFTVGYTAGGRLDLLVADHASVSRTQAATLIANGNVLVNGAREKASYKGETGDVVRVTIPPPPGRDIVAEQIPLDVVYEDEHLLVVDKAAGMVVHPAPGNWTGTLVNALLGRGEPLAEGGGEDRAGLVHRLDKDTSGLLVVAKSDAAHRTLSSALAARQVTRRYAAVCWGHLAEERITVEKPIARDPRDRTRMAIVQSGKASRTDFTRLARFDSVDLLRAHLHTGRTHQIRVHLASTGHPVVGDDTYGGGGGRRLALLPPRRHFLHAAWLRFRHPISGDLIDLRSPLPADLRTSLAALGSMPELATQQDPLETFHFYDTD; encoded by the coding sequence ATGACGGGAGAATCGGCGTCGGTTTCTGAATTCACCGTCGGCTATACCGCGGGCGGCCGTCTCGATCTGCTGGTGGCCGATCATGCCTCGGTCTCGCGCACGCAGGCGGCCACGCTCATCGCCAACGGCAACGTGCTGGTGAATGGCGCGCGGGAAAAAGCGTCATACAAGGGCGAGACGGGTGATGTGGTCCGTGTGACCATCCCGCCACCACCGGGGCGCGATATCGTCGCTGAGCAGATCCCGCTGGATGTGGTGTACGAAGACGAGCACCTGCTCGTGGTGGACAAGGCCGCTGGCATGGTGGTGCATCCGGCGCCCGGCAACTGGACGGGCACGCTGGTGAATGCACTGCTCGGCCGCGGCGAGCCGTTGGCGGAAGGGGGCGGTGAAGATCGCGCCGGGCTGGTACACCGCCTCGACAAGGACACCTCGGGACTGTTGGTCGTGGCCAAGAGTGACGCGGCCCATCGCACCTTGAGCAGCGCACTCGCCGCCCGGCAGGTGACGCGGCGCTATGCGGCGGTGTGCTGGGGGCATCTGGCCGAGGAACGGATCACGGTGGAGAAGCCGATTGCCCGCGATCCGCGAGACCGGACCCGCATGGCGATCGTCCAATCCGGTAAGGCCTCGCGTACGGACTTCACCCGCCTGGCCCGTTTCGACTCGGTGGACCTGCTGCGGGCGCACCTGCACACCGGGCGCACCCATCAGATTCGTGTGCACCTCGCGTCGACGGGACATCCGGTGGTTGGTGACGACACCTATGGGGGCGGTGGCGGGCGCCGTCTGGCGCTGCTGCCACCCCGTCGTCATTTCCTGCACGCGGCCTGGCTTCGGTTCCGTCATCCGATCAGTGGTGACCTGATCGACCTGCGCTCCCCGCTGCCGGCGGACCTGCGCACGTCGCTGGCCGCCTTGGGGAGCATGCCGGAGTTGGCGACGCAACAGGACCCGCTCGAGACCTTCCATTTCTACGACACCGACTGA
- a CDS encoding chemotaxis protein CheC, with product MNAIRSLKTIQLDALRETANIGAGHAATALSQMTGSTIMIKVPAISIASIEELPTQFAADEEPVAAVMMHMLGDLSGRTLLVFPKPTVMRLAELMLRRPVGSSVAFSELETSAIKEAGNILSGAYMNALSDFLGMLLLPSPPTMVVDMATAVLTSAFSEFSADPDAVLCVESEFLLREMQQTLRGFFLLLPDPASLQVMLRALRLA from the coding sequence ATGAACGCCATCCGGTCACTGAAGACCATTCAGTTGGACGCGCTGCGTGAAACGGCCAATATCGGCGCGGGTCACGCGGCCACGGCGTTGTCGCAGATGACCGGCAGCACCATCATGATCAAGGTGCCTGCTATCAGCATTGCGAGCATCGAAGAGTTGCCCACCCAATTTGCGGCTGACGAAGAGCCGGTCGCCGCCGTGATGATGCACATGCTGGGTGATCTCTCCGGGCGCACCCTGCTGGTGTTCCCGAAGCCCACGGTGATGCGTCTCGCCGAATTGATGTTGCGACGCCCGGTCGGTTCGTCGGTGGCGTTCAGCGAACTCGAGACGTCGGCCATCAAGGAAGCCGGGAACATCCTGAGCGGTGCCTACATGAATGCGCTCAGTGATTTCCTGGGCATGCTGCTGCTGCCGTCGCCACCGACCATGGTCGTGGACATGGCTACGGCGGTGCTCACCAGCGCATTCAGTGAGTTCTCCGCGGATCCCGATGCCGTGTTGTGTGTGGAGAGCGAATTCCTGCTCAGGGAGATGCAGCAGACGTTGCGCGGCTTCTTCTTGCTGCTCCCGGATCCGGCATCATTGCAGGTGATGCTGCGCGCGCTGCGCCTCGCCTGA